The following are encoded in a window of Halosolutus halophilus genomic DNA:
- a CDS encoding 50S ribosomal protein L13: MSIAEFDADVVVDARNCILGRVASEVAQRALDGDRVAIVNAEDAVITGDKEDVFDTYRTRLQLGSDRGPNYPRRPDTIFKRSVRGMLPHKKPRGREAFDNVRVYVGNPYADDDEHEAEILEDTSLDRLSNIRFVHLGEVSEQLGANVTW; this comes from the coding sequence ATGAGCATCGCAGAGTTCGACGCGGACGTCGTCGTCGACGCCCGCAACTGTATTCTCGGCCGCGTCGCCAGCGAGGTCGCCCAGCGCGCCCTCGACGGCGATCGAGTCGCGATCGTCAACGCCGAAGACGCCGTCATCACCGGCGACAAGGAAGACGTCTTCGACACCTATCGGACGCGGCTCCAGCTCGGCTCCGACAGGGGGCCGAACTACCCGCGCCGGCCGGACACGATCTTCAAGCGGTCCGTCCGCGGAATGCTGCCGCACAAGAAGCCGCGCGGACGCGAGGCGTTCGACAACGTCCGCGTCTACGTCGGCAACCCCTACGCGGACGACGACGAGCACGAGGCCGAGATCCTCGAAGACACGTCGCTGGATCGGCTGTCGAACATCCGCTTCGTCCACCTGGGCGAAGTCTCCGAACAACTCGGTGCTAACGTCACATGGTAA
- a CDS encoding 30S ribosomal protein S9: protein MVTNTSGKKKTAVARATVREGDGRVRINSKPVELVDPEMSRLKMLEPFRIAGEDLRSEMDIEVHVEGGGISGQADAVRTAIARGIVQHTNDAELRDAFMEFDRSLLVNDVRQSEPKKWGGPGARARYQKSYR from the coding sequence ATGGTAACCAACACGAGTGGCAAGAAAAAGACCGCCGTCGCTCGCGCCACCGTGCGCGAGGGCGATGGTCGCGTGCGAATCAACTCCAAGCCGGTCGAACTGGTCGATCCGGAGATGTCCCGTCTCAAGATGCTCGAACCGTTCCGCATCGCCGGCGAGGACCTGCGCAGCGAGATGGATATCGAGGTCCACGTCGAGGGTGGCGGAATTAGCGGCCAGGCAGACGCCGTCCGCACCGCCATCGCACGCGGGATCGTCCAGCACACGAACGACGCCGAACTCCGTGACGCGTTCATGGAGTTCGATCGCTCGCTGCTGGTCAACGACGTTCGCCAGTCCGAACCGAAGAAGTGGGGCGGCCCGGGCGCTCGGGCGCGCTACCAGAAGTCCTACCGCTAA
- a CDS encoding DNA-directed RNA polymerase subunit N encodes MMVPVRCFTCGNVVGEHWEEFDERANEGDEDPEAVLDELGVDRYCCRRMLVSHTDLVDVVAPYQ; translated from the coding sequence ATGATGGTACCGGTCCGGTGTTTCACCTGTGGTAACGTCGTCGGCGAACACTGGGAGGAGTTCGACGAGCGAGCAAACGAGGGCGACGAGGATCCCGAAGCGGTTCTCGACGAACTCGGCGTCGATCGCTACTGCTGTCGGCGCATGCTCGTCTCACACACCGACCTCGTCGACGTCGTCGCTCCGTACCAGTAA
- a CDS encoding DNA-directed RNA polymerase subunit K yields MQQERHNRYEKARILGARALQVSYGAPVLIETDQTEPILIAAEEYDAGVLPFTVKRGYDRK; encoded by the coding sequence ATGCAACAGGAACGACACAACCGATACGAGAAAGCACGGATCCTCGGCGCGCGAGCGCTGCAGGTGTCCTACGGCGCCCCGGTGTTGATCGAGACGGATCAGACGGAGCCGATCCTGATCGCCGCCGAAGAGTACGACGCGGGCGTGTTGCCGTTCACCGTCAAGCGGGGCTACGATCGAAAATGA
- the eno gene encoding phosphopyruvate hydratase, producing the protein MTLITDVRLRRILDSRGNPTVEADVVTESGGFGRAAAPSGASTGEYEAVERPPTEAIAAARDHAVPRLVGEAYAGNQREVDAILHAADGTDDFSEIGANSAVAISMAAAKAGADVLGAPLFQHLGGTFRGENFPIPLGNVVGGGEHAADATDIQEFLAAPVGAPSVEDAVFANAAVHAAVADLLEERDEPAGKGDEGAWAPSIDDGEAFEIVDEAVSMVADEVGFEIGFGLDVAAAEMYDDDSETYEYESAGTSRDTDEQIDYIADLVDEYDLIYVEDPLDENDYDAFADLTDRVGEQTLICGDDLFVTNTDRLVEGIDRGAANSILIKPNQIGTLTDAFDAIELATKNGYDSVVSHRSGETEDTTIAHLAVATNAPFIKTGTVGGERTAKLNELVRIADDAT; encoded by the coding sequence ATGACGCTCATTACCGACGTCCGACTCCGGCGGATCCTCGACTCGCGAGGGAACCCGACGGTCGAGGCCGACGTGGTGACCGAAAGCGGCGGTTTCGGCCGTGCCGCAGCACCGAGCGGAGCCAGCACCGGCGAGTACGAGGCCGTCGAGCGACCGCCGACCGAGGCGATCGCCGCGGCTCGCGACCACGCCGTCCCGCGACTCGTCGGGGAGGCCTACGCAGGCAACCAGCGCGAAGTCGACGCCATCCTGCACGCCGCGGACGGCACCGACGACTTCTCCGAGATCGGTGCCAACAGCGCGGTCGCGATCTCGATGGCCGCTGCGAAAGCCGGTGCCGACGTCCTCGGTGCCCCGCTCTTTCAGCACCTCGGCGGTACGTTCCGCGGCGAAAACTTCCCGATCCCGTTGGGCAACGTCGTCGGCGGCGGCGAACACGCCGCCGACGCGACCGACATTCAAGAGTTCCTCGCCGCGCCCGTCGGCGCGCCGAGCGTCGAGGACGCCGTCTTCGCCAACGCCGCCGTCCACGCCGCCGTCGCAGACCTCCTCGAGGAACGCGACGAACCCGCCGGCAAGGGTGACGAAGGCGCGTGGGCACCGTCGATCGACGACGGCGAGGCGTTCGAGATCGTCGACGAGGCGGTCTCGATGGTCGCCGACGAGGTCGGCTTCGAGATCGGCTTCGGGCTCGACGTCGCGGCCGCCGAGATGTACGACGACGACTCGGAAACCTACGAGTACGAGTCAGCCGGCACCAGCCGCGACACGGACGAGCAGATCGACTACATCGCCGACCTCGTCGACGAGTACGACCTCATCTACGTCGAGGACCCGCTCGACGAGAACGACTACGACGCCTTCGCGGATCTCACCGATCGGGTCGGGGAGCAGACCTTGATCTGCGGCGACGATCTGTTCGTCACCAATACCGATCGGCTCGTCGAGGGGATCGATCGCGGCGCGGCAAACAGCATCCTGATCAAGCCCAACCAGATCGGAACGCTGACCGACGCCTTCGACGCGATCGAACTCGCGACGAAGAACGGCTACGACTCGGTCGTCTCTCACCGCTCGGGCGAGACCGAGGACACGACGATCGCACACCTCGCCGTCGCGACCAACGCGCCGTTCATCAAGACGGGCACGGTCGGAGGCGAGCGAACCGCCAAGCTCAACGAGCTCGTAAGAATCGCAGACGACGCGACATGA
- the rpsB gene encoding 30S ribosomal protein S2 has translation MTDNDASQEGLDAAEEEIDEEPAEGAGPAAEPEEDVEPADEQPAEADSEAEAEPEDEGPTLDDDVMSDEEADLLIPVEDYLGAGAHIGTQQKTEDMERFIHRVRTDGLYVLDVSKTDSRIRTAADFLANYNPEQILVTSSRQYGRFPAEKFAEAVGARARTGRFIPGTLTNPKYDGYIEPDVLVVTDPIGDAQAVKEAITVGIPVIAMCDSNNQTSNVDLVVPTNNKGRKALSVVYWLLANEVLDRRGAEPSYSLEDFESMV, from the coding sequence ATGACAGACAACGACGCATCCCAGGAAGGGCTCGACGCCGCCGAGGAGGAGATCGACGAGGAGCCAGCCGAAGGGGCTGGCCCCGCCGCCGAACCCGAGGAGGACGTCGAGCCAGCAGACGAACAGCCAGCCGAGGCCGACAGCGAGGCCGAGGCCGAACCGGAAGACGAGGGCCCTACACTCGACGACGACGTGATGTCGGACGAGGAAGCGGACCTGCTGATCCCCGTCGAGGACTACCTCGGCGCCGGTGCCCACATCGGCACTCAGCAGAAGACCGAGGACATGGAGCGGTTCATCCACCGCGTCCGGACCGACGGTCTCTACGTGCTGGACGTCTCGAAGACCGACAGCCGCATCCGCACGGCCGCCGACTTCCTCGCGAACTACAACCCCGAACAGATCCTCGTCACTTCGAGCCGTCAGTACGGGCGGTTCCCGGCGGAGAAGTTCGCCGAAGCCGTGGGCGCTCGCGCCCGCACCGGCCGCTTCATCCCCGGCACGCTCACGAACCCGAAGTACGACGGCTACATCGAACCCGACGTCCTCGTCGTCACCGACCCGATCGGCGACGCCCAGGCCGTCAAGGAGGCCATCACGGTCGGCATCCCGGTCATCGCGATGTGTGACTCGAACAACCAGACCAGCAACGTCGACCTCGTCGTCCCGACGAACAACAAGGGTCGCAAGGCCCTCTCGGTCGTCTACTGGCTGCTCGCGAACGAAGTCCTCGATCGACGCGGCGCCGAGCCGTCCTACTCGCTCGAGGACTTCGAGAGTATGGTCTGA
- a CDS encoding DUF7285 family protein, with amino-acid sequence MALVVGIGLYTVYVGRVRPGQSDRASEETTIDLVWEDLEDGERGVFPVCESGMDGKMVEAIVTG; translated from the coding sequence ATGGCACTCGTCGTCGGCATCGGACTGTACACCGTCTACGTCGGTAGAGTCCGCCCCGGGCAGAGCGATCGAGCGAGCGAGGAGACGACGATCGACCTCGTCTGGGAGGACCTGGAAGACGGGGAGCGCGGCGTCTTTCCCGTCTGCGAGTCCGGCATGGACGGGAAGATGGTGGAGGCGATCGTTACAGGGTAA
- a CDS encoding glycosyltransferase family 4 protein, which produces MRRVLSLTTTDWRSFYRSQVAALERADVEVTTLPVPGEHRALENDVERRTSLDYARYLPRVLREAGGDYDLVHANYGLTAPFAVASSMLSRTDLEVVCTLWGGEFRDNPYAPVIERFTARADSVVVPSNAMADRVDRPCHVVPFPVDTSQFRPIPRGEARERVGWETDERIVLFPYAPAREEKNYPLARRVVDGLEREVSLRTVANQPYEAVPHYLNAADAVLITSRFESGPMTIKEAAACNVPVVSRDVGFARSVLANVSNSFVADEEGALRDRLAAVLERDERADGRDRITGYTIDEMGARLRAVYDRTLAETAPSEPARQPERPSQS; this is translated from the coding sequence ATGAGACGCGTCCTGAGCCTCACGACGACCGACTGGCGGAGCTTCTACCGGAGCCAGGTGGCTGCCCTCGAGCGAGCCGACGTCGAGGTGACGACCCTGCCGGTCCCCGGCGAACACCGCGCACTCGAGAACGACGTCGAGCGGCGGACGTCGCTCGATTACGCTCGATACCTCCCACGAGTGCTCCGGGAAGCGGGCGGCGACTACGATCTCGTCCACGCCAACTACGGCCTCACCGCTCCCTTCGCCGTCGCATCGTCGATGCTCTCGCGGACCGATCTAGAGGTCGTCTGTACGCTCTGGGGCGGCGAGTTCCGCGACAATCCCTACGCCCCGGTGATCGAGCGGTTCACGGCCCGGGCCGATTCCGTCGTCGTACCCTCGAACGCGATGGCCGATCGGGTCGATCGGCCCTGCCACGTCGTCCCGTTCCCCGTCGATACGTCGCAGTTTCGACCGATTCCCAGGGGCGAAGCGCGCGAGCGCGTCGGCTGGGAAACCGACGAACGAATCGTCCTCTTCCCGTACGCCCCTGCTCGCGAGGAGAAGAACTACCCGCTGGCGAGACGCGTCGTCGACGGCCTCGAGCGCGAGGTCAGCCTGCGGACCGTCGCCAACCAGCCCTACGAGGCGGTTCCGCACTACCTGAACGCTGCCGACGCCGTCCTGATCACGTCGCGGTTCGAAAGCGGTCCGATGACGATCAAGGAGGCCGCCGCCTGCAACGTCCCTGTCGTCTCCCGCGACGTCGGCTTCGCTCGATCGGTGCTCGCGAACGTCTCGAACTCGTTCGTCGCGGACGAGGAAGGCGCGCTCCGCGATCGACTGGCCGCGGTCCTCGAACGCGACGAGCGTGCGGACGGGAGAGACCGGATCACCGGCTACACCATCGACGAGATGGGGGCGCGTCTGCGTGCCGTTTACGACCGCACCCTCGCGGAGACAGCGCCGTCGGAGCCTGCACGACAACCGGAGCGACCGTCACAAAGCTGA
- a CDS encoding thiamine-phosphate synthase family protein, whose amino-acid sequence MSLVLPSELVVERFLPTVRGMLARRLADRGLTQQEIAANLGVTQAAVSKYVSGDPEGDDRFRGDPNTVATADRIAEGLASGDMDGYDALAELLSLVRQLEDRGPICELHEEEMPELRGLGCDLCVRGLDPDVRAERDVLATVRTAARTLASVPGMADFVPNVGTNVGMCLSEPHDETDVAAIPGRIYAIGGRIEIPANPEFGASKHVATAILAATDVDPEVRGATNIATDDAILDAARSLGIDPLEFDADYDDRCAHLRSRFDDRGSVPLVAYHRGAFGIEPATYVFGTTAIDAAELVEELIATASS is encoded by the coding sequence ATGTCACTGGTCTTGCCGAGCGAACTCGTCGTCGAGCGGTTCCTGCCGACGGTGCGCGGGATGCTCGCCCGACGGCTCGCCGATCGCGGCCTCACTCAGCAGGAGATCGCCGCCAACCTCGGCGTGACGCAGGCTGCAGTCAGCAAGTACGTCAGCGGCGATCCGGAGGGCGACGATCGCTTCCGCGGGGATCCGAACACCGTGGCGACCGCCGATCGAATCGCCGAGGGGCTGGCAAGCGGCGACATGGACGGCTACGACGCGCTCGCCGAACTGCTGTCGCTCGTTCGCCAACTCGAGGACCGGGGACCGATCTGCGAACTCCACGAGGAGGAGATGCCGGAACTCAGGGGGCTTGGCTGTGACCTCTGTGTCCGCGGCCTCGATCCGGACGTCCGAGCCGAGCGCGACGTGCTCGCGACCGTCCGCACGGCAGCGCGCACGCTCGCCTCAGTCCCCGGCATGGCCGACTTCGTCCCGAACGTCGGGACCAACGTCGGCATGTGCCTGTCCGAACCGCACGACGAGACCGACGTCGCCGCGATCCCCGGCCGGATCTACGCGATCGGCGGTCGAATCGAAATTCCCGCGAATCCGGAGTTCGGCGCTTCGAAACACGTCGCCACGGCGATCCTCGCCGCCACCGACGTCGACCCCGAGGTCCGCGGGGCGACGAATATCGCGACCGACGACGCGATTCTCGACGCCGCCCGATCGCTCGGAATCGACCCCCTCGAGTTCGACGCCGACTACGACGATCGGTGCGCACACCTCCGATCGCGGTTCGACGATCGGGGCAGCGTGCCGCTCGTCGCCTATCATCGGGGCGCGTTCGGGATCGAACCGGCCACCTACGTCTTCGGCACGACGGCGATCGACGCGGCCGAACTCGTCGAAGAACTGATCGCGACGGCATCGTCGTGA
- the mvk gene encoding mevalonate kinase: MTRSSAPGKVYLFGEHAVVYGEPAVPCAIERRARVEVQRRDDGRLRVNAEDLSLDGFTVEYGATADSQPDVDVPESLVTAATQYVDGAIEQVREVTGAEDVGFDVTIESDIPLGAGLGSSAAVVVAAIDAATRELGVALDTDDLAERAFRTEYAVQEGQASRADTFCSATGGAVRVEGDDCRSIEAPDLPIVIGFDGGAGDTGELVAGVRGLRDEYEFAADTVEAIGDVVRNGEQALADGDLAELGRLMDFNHGLLSALGVSSRSLDAMVWAARDAEAYGAKLTGAGGGGCIVALDPTDETETALSFTPGCENAFRAELADTGVKQLE, encoded by the coding sequence ATGACACGTTCGAGCGCCCCCGGGAAGGTGTACTTGTTCGGGGAGCACGCGGTGGTTTACGGCGAGCCCGCCGTCCCATGTGCGATCGAGCGGCGGGCGCGGGTCGAGGTGCAACGACGCGACGACGGACGGCTCCGGGTCAATGCGGAGGACCTCAGCCTCGACGGGTTCACGGTCGAGTACGGAGCGACGGCCGATAGCCAGCCCGACGTCGACGTTCCGGAATCGCTGGTGACGGCGGCGACGCAGTACGTCGACGGCGCGATCGAACAGGTACGCGAGGTGACCGGCGCGGAGGACGTCGGCTTCGACGTGACCATCGAGAGCGACATTCCGCTGGGTGCGGGACTCGGGTCGTCCGCGGCCGTCGTGGTCGCAGCCATCGACGCCGCCACTCGCGAACTCGGCGTCGCGCTCGACACCGACGACCTCGCCGAGCGCGCCTTCCGGACCGAGTACGCTGTCCAGGAGGGACAGGCCTCGCGTGCGGACACGTTCTGTTCGGCCACCGGCGGCGCGGTCAGGGTCGAGGGCGACGACTGCCGATCGATCGAGGCACCCGATCTGCCGATCGTGATCGGCTTCGACGGCGGCGCTGGCGATACGGGTGAACTGGTGGCGGGCGTCCGCGGCCTGCGCGACGAGTACGAGTTCGCGGCGGATACGGTCGAGGCGATCGGTGACGTCGTCCGGAACGGCGAACAGGCGCTCGCGGACGGCGACCTCGCGGAACTCGGGCGGCTGATGGACTTCAACCACGGCCTCCTGTCGGCGCTGGGCGTCTCCTCGCGGTCGCTCGACGCGATGGTCTGGGCGGCACGTGACGCCGAGGCCTACGGCGCGAAACTGACCGGCGCCGGCGGCGGCGGCTGTATCGTCGCCCTTGATCCGACCGACGAGACCGAGACGGCCCTCTCCTTCACGCCGGGCTGTGAGAACGCCTTCCGCGCGGAACTGGCCGATACGGGGGTGAAACAGCTCGAATGA
- a CDS encoding isopentenyl phosphate kinase, protein MIVCKLGGSVVTDKDRPETLDGEALDRAADAIAAATAKSGDAFADGLVVVHGGGSFGHHNASEHGVSTTAGTHDAGAVLDIHGAMKTLNSFVLSRLHERDVAAVPVHPFSAGHRDSEATLTLSTGQIETLLAEGFVPVLHGDVIAHEGEGATIVSGDELVAALARDLGADRIGLCSTVPGVLDADDAVIDRIGAYEDVADVLGESDSTDVTGGMAAKVQALLELDAEASIFGLDDLHAFLEGAEPGTTIG, encoded by the coding sequence ATGATCGTGTGCAAACTGGGCGGCAGCGTCGTCACCGACAAGGACCGCCCGGAGACGCTCGACGGCGAGGCGCTCGATCGGGCGGCGGACGCGATCGCCGCGGCGACCGCGAAAAGTGGCGACGCGTTCGCGGATGGACTGGTCGTCGTCCACGGCGGCGGGAGTTTCGGACACCACAACGCGAGCGAACACGGCGTCAGCACGACCGCCGGGACGCACGACGCGGGTGCCGTCCTGGACATCCACGGCGCGATGAAGACGCTCAACAGCTTCGTCCTCTCGCGACTGCACGAGCGAGACGTCGCGGCCGTCCCGGTCCATCCGTTCTCGGCGGGCCACCGCGACAGCGAAGCAACACTGACGCTTTCGACCGGCCAGATCGAGACGCTGCTCGCAGAAGGGTTCGTCCCCGTCCTGCACGGCGACGTGATCGCCCACGAAGGCGAGGGGGCGACCATCGTCAGCGGGGACGAACTCGTCGCGGCGCTCGCGCGCGATCTCGGGGCCGATCGGATCGGCCTCTGCTCGACGGTTCCGGGCGTCCTCGACGCGGACGACGCCGTGATCGATCGGATCGGGGCCTACGAGGACGTGGCGGACGTGCTCGGGGAGAGCGATTCGACGGACGTCACCGGCGGGATGGCCGCGAAGGTCCAGGCGCTGCTCGAACTGGATGCCGAGGCCTCGATCTTCGGCCTCGACGACTTGCACGCGTTCCTGGAGGGCGCGGAACCGGGAACGACGATCGGGTAG
- a CDS encoding DUF726 domain-containing protein — protein MSRHTKSSSSSPSTTPSRRSVLRGVGAVVVGTGAIATASSPVSAGKKGSCDDPPMSYPRVTTRGHFDTTWYGSVVLTDGNTATNFEYAGDGIPGVHTDPEDELLIHAHGWNNDLEGGVCSVSEAGETFAAEGYDSPVVGYSWDADFGWYNATEIAERNGAKLAAFLTEYADANPDVTLRVCSHSLGARVALSALQSLDAWGRTDVVESTVLLGGAADDDAVSMAGQYGSSIEAATGRLDNYWMEDDDVLDWAYSTAEWGTAVGAAGVDGTPPENYTDHNVDYVPDHFSHYKEDGCLHEVVDTF, from the coding sequence ATGTCACGGCATACCAAGAGCTCGAGTTCGTCTCCTTCGACGACCCCCTCTCGACGATCCGTCCTTCGAGGGGTCGGCGCGGTCGTCGTCGGAACCGGAGCGATCGCGACGGCGAGTTCTCCCGTTTCGGCGGGGAAGAAAGGCAGTTGCGACGATCCGCCGATGTCCTATCCGCGGGTGACGACCCGCGGCCACTTCGATACGACGTGGTACGGGAGCGTCGTCCTGACCGACGGCAATACCGCCACCAACTTCGAGTACGCCGGAGACGGGATTCCGGGCGTTCACACCGATCCCGAGGACGAACTCCTGATCCACGCCCACGGGTGGAACAACGATCTGGAGGGCGGCGTCTGCTCGGTCAGCGAGGCCGGCGAGACGTTCGCGGCCGAAGGATACGACTCCCCCGTCGTCGGCTACTCCTGGGACGCGGATTTCGGCTGGTACAACGCGACCGAAATCGCTGAACGGAACGGCGCGAAACTGGCAGCCTTCCTGACCGAGTACGCGGATGCGAATCCCGACGTCACGCTCCGCGTGTGCAGTCACTCGCTCGGTGCGCGAGTCGCGCTCAGCGCCTTGCAATCGCTCGACGCCTGGGGCCGGACCGACGTCGTCGAATCGACGGTCCTGCTCGGCGGTGCGGCTGACGACGACGCCGTCTCGATGGCTGGCCAGTACGGGTCGAGCATCGAAGCTGCGACCGGACGTCTGGACAACTACTGGATGGAAGACGACGACGTCCTGGACTGGGCGTACAGCACCGCCGAGTGGGGAACCGCCGTCGGGGCTGCCGGCGTCGACGGCACGCCGCCGGAGAACTACACCGACCACAACGTCGATTACGTCCCGGACCACTTCAGCCACTACAAAGAAGACGGCTGTCTCCACGAGGTCGTCGACACGTTCTGA
- a CDS encoding ribonuclease J, whose protein sequence is MEIEIATIGGYEEVGRQMTAVRAGDDVVIFDMGLNLSQVLIHDNVETERMHSLDLIDMGAIPDDRVMSDLEGDVQAIVPTHGHLDHIGAISKLAHRYNAPVVATPFTIELVKQQIEGEQKFGVENDLIKMDAGETMSIGDSGQVELEFVNVTHSIIDAINPVLHTPEGAVVYGLDKRMDHTPVIGDPIDMERFREIGREGDGVLCYIEDCTNANKKGRTPSENVAREHLRDVLYSMEDYDGGIVATTFSSHIARVTSLVEFAKDIGRQPVLLGRSMEKYSGTAERLDFVDFPEDLGMFGHRKSVDRTFKRIMNEGKENFLPVVTGHQGEPRAMLTRMARGETPYELDDGDKVVFSARVIPEPTNEGQRYQAEKLLGMQGARVYDDIHVSGHLNQEGHYEMLDALQPQHVIPAHQDMSGYSSYVNLCESEGYKLGRDLHVTRNGNLIQLVD, encoded by the coding sequence ATGGAAATCGAAATTGCAACGATTGGCGGTTACGAAGAAGTCGGACGGCAGATGACTGCCGTCCGTGCCGGTGACGACGTCGTCATCTTCGACATGGGACTGAACCTCTCGCAGGTTCTGATCCACGACAACGTCGAAACCGAGCGGATGCACAGTCTCGACCTGATCGACATGGGCGCGATCCCCGACGACCGGGTCATGAGCGATCTCGAGGGCGACGTCCAGGCCATCGTGCCGACCCACGGCCACCTCGACCACATCGGTGCCATCTCCAAGCTGGCCCACCGGTACAACGCGCCGGTCGTCGCCACGCCCTTCACGATCGAACTCGTCAAGCAGCAGATCGAGGGCGAGCAGAAGTTCGGCGTCGAGAACGACCTGATCAAGATGGACGCCGGCGAGACGATGTCGATCGGCGACAGCGGGCAGGTCGAACTCGAGTTCGTCAACGTCACCCACTCGATCATCGACGCGATCAACCCGGTTCTCCACACGCCCGAGGGTGCCGTCGTCTACGGGCTGGACAAGCGGATGGACCACACGCCGGTCATCGGCGACCCGATCGACATGGAGCGATTCCGCGAGATCGGTCGCGAGGGCGACGGCGTCCTCTGTTACATCGAGGACTGTACGAACGCGAACAAGAAGGGCCGGACGCCCTCCGAAAACGTCGCCCGCGAGCACCTCCGCGACGTCCTCTACAGCATGGAGGACTACGACGGCGGCATCGTCGCCACGACGTTCTCGAGTCACATCGCTCGCGTGACGAGCCTCGTCGAGTTCGCCAAGGACATCGGCCGCCAGCCCGTCCTGCTGGGCCGGTCGATGGAGAAGTACTCGGGCACTGCGGAGCGACTCGACTTCGTCGACTTCCCCGAGGACCTGGGGATGTTCGGCCACCGCAAGTCCGTCGATCGGACGTTCAAGCGGATCATGAACGAGGGCAAGGAGAACTTCCTGCCCGTCGTCACCGGCCACCAGGGCGAGCCCCGTGCGATGCTCACCCGGATGGCACGCGGCGAGACGCCGTACGAACTGGACGACGGCGACAAGGTCGTCTTCTCGGCGCGGGTCATTCCGGAACCGACCAACGAGGGCCAGCGCTACCAGGCCGAAAAGCTGCTCGGGATGCAGGGCGCCAGGGTCTACGACGACATCCACGTCTCGGGCCACCTCAACCAGGAGGGCCACTACGAGATGTTGGACGCCCTCCAGCCACAGCACGTCATTCCGGCCCACCAGGACATGAGCGGCTACTCCAGCTACGTCAACCTCTGCGAGAGCGAGGGGTACAAGCTCGGTCGGGATCTCCACGTCACGCGAAACGGCAACCTCATCCAGCTTGTCGACTGA
- the idsA3 gene encoding geranylfarnesyl diphosphate synthase — MTSPEAREEAVLEAVRKRREQVNESIPDELPIQRPERLYEASRYLLDAGGKRLRPAVLLTTAEALVDVEPMSQDYRSFQPIAADEASTIDVMAAAISVEVIQSFTLIHDDIMDDDDLRRGVPAVHREYDLETAILAGDTLYSKAFEILLETGADADRLVEAFEVLATTCTKICEGQSLDVTFEEREDVSPAEYLEMVEQKTAVLYAASACLPAVLLGADVETVDALYGYGLDIGRAFQIQDDVLDLTVPSEKLGKQRGSDLVENKQTLITVHARDHGLDVEDLVDTTDVDAVTESEIDDAVAELETVGSISYANETARELVSQGKDRLEVLPDNEARGQLCDLADYLIERGY, encoded by the coding sequence ATGACGAGCCCCGAGGCACGAGAAGAAGCAGTGCTCGAGGCGGTCCGGAAACGGCGTGAACAGGTCAACGAATCGATCCCCGACGAACTCCCGATCCAGCGGCCGGAACGGCTCTACGAGGCATCGCGCTACCTGCTCGACGCCGGCGGCAAGCGGCTCCGCCCGGCGGTCCTGTTGACGACCGCCGAGGCGCTCGTCGACGTCGAGCCGATGAGCCAGGATTACCGATCGTTCCAGCCGATAGCGGCGGACGAGGCGTCCACGATCGACGTCATGGCGGCCGCAATCAGCGTCGAGGTCATCCAGTCGTTCACGCTGATCCACGACGACATCATGGACGACGACGACCTTCGTCGGGGCGTCCCCGCGGTCCACAGGGAGTACGACCTCGAAACCGCGATCCTCGCGGGTGATACCCTCTACTCGAAGGCCTTCGAGATTCTGCTCGAGACCGGCGCGGACGCCGATCGGCTGGTCGAGGCGTTCGAGGTGCTCGCGACCACCTGCACGAAGATCTGTGAGGGGCAGTCGCTCGACGTGACCTTCGAGGAACGCGAGGACGTCTCGCCGGCGGAGTACCTCGAGATGGTCGAACAGAAGACGGCGGTACTGTACGCTGCCTCCGCGTGTCTCCCCGCAGTCTTGCTGGGTGCCGACGTGGAGACGGTCGACGCCCTCTACGGCTACGGGCTCGACATCGGCCGCGCGTTCCAGATCCAGGACGACGTCCTCGACCTGACGGTTCCGAGCGAAAAACTCGGGAAACAACGCGGTAGCGACCTCGTCGAGAACAAACAGACGCTGATCACGGTCCACGCTCGCGACCACGGACTCGACGTGGAGGACCTGGTCGATACGACCGACGTCGACGCCGTCACCGAGTCCGAGATCGACGACGCAGTCGCCGAACTCGAAACCGTCGGCTCGATCTCGTACGCGAACGAGACGGCTCGCGAACTGGTCAGCCAGGGGAAAGACCGGCTCGAAGTGCTGCCGGACAACGAGGCTCGCGGCCAGTTGTGCGATCTCGCGGACTACTTGATCGAGCGCGGGTACTGA